The Rhodopseudomonas palustris genome window below encodes:
- a CDS encoding phosphodiesterase, giving the protein MKFVVLTDTHFVARGSRIYGLDPAERLTAAVARINREHPDIAFVIVTGDLAHWGEEPAYDNLASVLAGLRAPTILMMGNHDKRDAFAKFFPGVPRDANGFVQTMQVFEAATIVTLDTLNEAAPNHEGLLCEARLAFLEHALAEAPADRPLLLFQHHPPFDTGLRYMDTIRLANPDAEWEVIARTRKPDYLFMGHLHRPISGVWRGIPYHIQRGLAHQVAFDLVAEGHIPGSHEPPDYAHVSVEADRIVIHQCSFMYDGPLFSLHDSVALHRVSF; this is encoded by the coding sequence ATGAAGTTCGTCGTTCTCACCGATACGCATTTCGTCGCCCGCGGCAGCCGCATCTACGGGCTCGATCCGGCCGAGCGGCTCACCGCCGCGGTGGCGCGGATCAACCGCGAGCATCCCGACATCGCGTTCGTGATCGTCACCGGCGATCTGGCGCATTGGGGCGAGGAGCCGGCCTACGACAATCTGGCTTCGGTGCTGGCGGGATTGCGCGCGCCGACCATCCTGATGATGGGCAATCACGACAAGCGGGACGCCTTCGCCAAATTCTTCCCCGGCGTGCCGCGCGATGCCAACGGCTTCGTGCAGACCATGCAGGTGTTCGAGGCGGCGACGATCGTCACGCTCGACACGCTGAATGAAGCCGCGCCGAACCACGAGGGGCTGTTGTGCGAGGCGCGGCTGGCGTTCCTCGAACACGCACTGGCGGAAGCGCCGGCCGACCGGCCTCTGCTGCTGTTCCAGCATCACCCGCCGTTCGACACCGGCTTGCGCTACATGGATACGATCCGGCTCGCCAATCCGGATGCGGAGTGGGAGGTGATCGCCCGCACCCGCAAGCCGGACTATCTGTTCATGGGGCATCTGCACCGGCCGATCTCGGGCGTGTGGCGCGGCATCCCGTATCACATCCAGCGCGGCCTGGCGCATCAGGTTGCGTTCGATCTGGTGGCCGAGGGCCATATCCCCGGCTCGCACGAGCCGCCGGACTACGCCCATGTCAGCGTCGAAGCGGATCGCATTGTGATCCACCAGTGCTCGTTCATGTATGATGGGCCGCTGTTCTCGCTGCACGACAGCGTTGCGCTGCATCGCGTCTCGTTCTGA
- a CDS encoding metallophosphoesterase: protein MKLIHLSDIHLTTPGGTIGGRNPRLNFERALTHILRDHHDAELMVITGDLSDWGDGDDYDWLKAQLDAFPIPVRLCIGNHDRRENFLSVFPDYADEYGLVQGVVDTPAGRCLLLDTAEAGTHAGRYCETRRAWLTRQLAEHPGPFLLFMHHNPMPTHLGPMDQIGLLDDGAFRQIVGRHRDRIRHIFFGHCHLPLAGSVAGVPVSSLRGTNHASYPLFSEHRMLSASDLPESYGVVFFGDDYVTVHMVEFGYTGEIRVEGSPDYNAWNRETMLR, encoded by the coding sequence ATGAAACTGATTCACCTCAGCGACATCCACCTCACCACCCCGGGCGGCACGATCGGTGGCCGCAATCCGCGGCTGAATTTCGAGCGGGCGCTCACCCATATCCTGCGCGACCATCACGATGCCGAGCTGATGGTGATCACCGGCGATCTGTCGGATTGGGGCGACGGCGACGACTATGACTGGCTGAAGGCGCAGCTTGACGCGTTCCCGATTCCGGTGCGGCTGTGTATCGGCAATCACGATCGCCGCGAGAATTTCCTGAGCGTGTTTCCGGACTATGCCGACGAGTACGGCCTGGTGCAGGGCGTGGTCGACACCCCGGCCGGCCGTTGCCTGCTGCTCGACACCGCCGAAGCCGGCACCCATGCGGGTCGCTATTGCGAGACGCGCAGGGCGTGGTTGACCCGGCAACTCGCCGAACACCCCGGGCCGTTCCTGCTGTTCATGCATCACAATCCGATGCCGACGCATCTCGGCCCGATGGACCAGATCGGGCTGCTGGACGATGGCGCGTTTCGCCAGATCGTCGGCCGGCATCGCGACCGCATCCGCCACATCTTCTTCGGCCATTGCCATCTGCCGCTGGCCGGCTCGGTCGCCGGCGTGCCGGTCAGCTCACTGCGCGGCACCAACCATGCCAGCTATCCGCTGTTCTCGGAGCACCGGATGCTGAGCGCCTCCGACCTGCCGGAGTCCTACGGCGTGGTGTTCTTCGGCGACGACTACGTCACCGTTCACATGGTCGAGTTCGGCTACACCGGCGAGATCCGGGTCGAGGGCTCGCCCGACTACAACGCCTGGAACAGGGAGACCATGCTGCGATGA
- a CDS encoding ABC transporter substrate-binding protein, translated as MMKRWIAAAALSLVAGFAHAQQQTEVVLQYPYPELFTETHKRIAEEFAKVHPEIKVTFRAPYESYEEATQKVLREAVTNQLPDVTFQGLNRIRVLVDKTIPAPLDGYIAAEKDFDKQGFHQAMYDIGTASGKVYALPFAISLPIVYVNLDLVKQAGGDVNNLPTTWDGLLDLAKKVKALGPDTNGISYAWDITGNWLWQAPVFARGGTMLNADETKVAFDGPEGQFAMRTIARLVTEGGMPNLDQPSMRATFAAGKTGIHITSTSDLKKTTDMIGGKFALKTIAFPDVVKPNGRLPAGGNVVLITAKDKAKRDAAWEVVKFWTGPKGAAIMAETTGYMPPNKVANDVYLKDFYANNPNNYTAVSQLALLTKWYAFPGDNGLKITDVIKDHLNSVVSGARAKEPDAVLADMTRDVQNLLPKTVGAAK; from the coding sequence ATGATGAAGAGATGGATCGCCGCAGCCGCGCTGTCGCTGGTTGCCGGATTCGCCCACGCCCAGCAGCAGACCGAGGTGGTGCTGCAATATCCCTATCCGGAGCTGTTCACCGAGACCCACAAGCGGATCGCCGAAGAATTCGCCAAGGTGCATCCGGAGATCAAGGTGACGTTCCGGGCGCCTTACGAGTCGTATGAAGAGGCCACCCAGAAGGTGCTGCGCGAGGCGGTGACCAATCAGCTGCCGGACGTCACCTTCCAGGGCCTGAACCGCATCCGCGTGTTGGTCGACAAGACCATTCCGGCGCCGCTCGACGGCTACATCGCGGCCGAGAAGGATTTCGACAAGCAGGGCTTCCATCAGGCGATGTACGACATCGGCACCGCCAGCGGCAAAGTCTATGCGCTGCCGTTCGCGATCTCGCTGCCGATCGTCTATGTCAATCTCGACCTAGTGAAGCAGGCCGGCGGCGACGTCAATAATCTGCCGACCACCTGGGACGGCCTGTTGGATCTGGCCAAGAAGGTCAAGGCACTCGGCCCCGACACCAACGGCATCAGCTACGCCTGGGACATCACCGGCAACTGGCTGTGGCAGGCGCCGGTGTTCGCCCGCGGCGGCACCATGCTCAACGCCGACGAAACCAAGGTGGCGTTCGACGGCCCCGAAGGCCAGTTCGCGATGCGTACCATCGCCCGTCTGGTCACCGAAGGCGGCATGCCGAATCTCGACCAGCCGTCGATGCGCGCCACCTTTGCGGCCGGCAAGACCGGCATCCACATCACCTCGACTTCGGACCTGAAGAAGACCACCGACATGATCGGCGGCAAGTTCGCGCTGAAGACCATCGCGTTCCCGGACGTGGTCAAGCCGAACGGCCGTCTGCCGGCCGGCGGCAATGTCGTGCTGATCACCGCCAAGGATAAGGCCAAGCGCGACGCTGCCTGGGAAGTGGTGAAGTTCTGGACCGGTCCGAAGGGCGCGGCGATCATGGCCGAGACCACCGGCTACATGCCGCCCAACAAGGTCGCCAACGACGTCTATCTGAAGGACTTCTACGCCAACAACCCGAACAACTACACCGCCGTCAGCCAGCTTGCGCTGCTGACCAAGTGGTACGCGTTCCCGGGCGACAACGGCCTGAAGATCACCGACGTGATCAAGGACCATCTCAACTCGGTCGTCTCCGGCGCCCGCGCCAAGGAGCCGGATGCGGTGCTGGCCGACATGACCCGCGACGTCCAGAACCTGCTGCCGAAGACCGTCGGCGCCGCCAAGTAA
- a CDS encoding carbohydrate ABC transporter permease, which yields MSAARRSLIRSSFRHAALMFGAVLMLAPFVWMLSTASKPPDEIYSSDLHLIPRHFALWDNLRTAFGKADLGRFLLNGVIVTVAIFTCQVLIALPAAYALAKLRFMGRKALFALVLFGILIPPQATAIPVFLLLHQLGALDSYAALVLPFTISVFGIFLMRQFFMTVPDDLLDAARMDGMSEFAIVWRVMLPTAIPAVTAFGIFSVVAHWNDYFWPLIVLNSQQYYTPPLAVAHFRNAEAGTSYGPLMAAALVIITPLVIAFLLAQRRFIEGITLTGLK from the coding sequence ATGAGCGCCGCGCGACGAAGCCTGATCCGCTCGAGCTTTCGCCACGCCGCTCTAATGTTCGGCGCGGTGTTGATGCTGGCGCCGTTCGTCTGGATGCTATCGACCGCGTCGAAGCCGCCGGACGAAATCTACTCCAGCGATCTGCATCTGATCCCGCGCCATTTCGCGCTGTGGGACAACCTCCGCACCGCGTTCGGCAAGGCCGATCTCGGCCGCTTCCTGCTCAACGGCGTGATCGTCACGGTTGCGATCTTCACCTGCCAGGTGCTGATCGCACTGCCGGCCGCCTATGCGCTCGCCAAGCTGCGCTTCATGGGGCGCAAGGCGCTGTTCGCGCTGGTGCTGTTCGGCATCCTGATCCCGCCGCAGGCGACCGCGATCCCGGTGTTCCTGCTGCTGCATCAGCTCGGTGCGCTCGACAGCTACGCGGCGCTGGTGCTGCCGTTCACCATCTCGGTGTTCGGCATCTTTCTGATGCGGCAGTTCTTCATGACCGTGCCGGACGATCTGCTGGACGCCGCGCGGATGGACGGGATGTCGGAGTTCGCGATCGTCTGGCGGGTGATGCTGCCGACCGCGATCCCGGCCGTCACGGCGTTCGGCATCTTCTCGGTGGTGGCGCACTGGAACGACTATTTCTGGCCGCTGATCGTGCTCAACAGCCAGCAGTATTACACGCCGCCGCTCGCGGTGGCGCATTTCCGCAATGCCGAAGCGGGCACCTCTTACGGCCCGCTGATGGCTGCGGCGCTGGTGATCATCACGCCACTGGTGATCGCGTTCCTGCTGGCGCAGCGCCGCTTCATCGAAGGCATCACGCTGACCGGACTGAAATAA
- a CDS encoding carbohydrate ABC transporter permease, with protein sequence MSEVTMSDAAVALRDLDVPATARALAKPRRRGRGAVAYGLVAPAFTLMLLMLLGPLAGVIALSFTDYQLGAPSFAWIGLANYQQLFADRVFWISLTNTLTYAVIVVPGSVALGLGVAMLIESGTHLRAFYRTIYFLPVMATLIAMAIVWEFMLHPQFGLVNGLIKMVGLAPHPWLQDRGTALYALCAIGIWQAVGFNMVLFLAGLMSIPKHLYDAAEIDGAASAWSRFRLVTWPMLGPVTLFVVVITGIRSFQVFDTVHVLTKGGPSKSTEVLIHTMYMEGFEFFRSGYAAAVTVVFLGLVLLLTLVKSRLAAKQVHYA encoded by the coding sequence ATGTCTGAGGTCACCATGTCCGATGCCGCGGTCGCGCTACGCGATCTCGATGTCCCGGCGACCGCGCGCGCTTTGGCCAAGCCGCGTCGTCGCGGTCGCGGCGCCGTCGCCTACGGGCTTGTCGCGCCGGCGTTCACGCTGATGCTGCTGATGCTGCTCGGTCCGCTCGCCGGCGTCATCGCGCTGTCGTTCACCGATTATCAGCTCGGCGCGCCGTCGTTCGCCTGGATCGGCCTCGCCAATTATCAGCAGCTGTTCGCCGACCGGGTGTTCTGGATCTCGCTGACCAATACGCTGACCTATGCGGTGATCGTGGTGCCGGGCTCGGTCGCGCTCGGCCTCGGCGTGGCGATGCTGATCGAGAGCGGCACGCATCTCCGTGCCTTCTATCGCACCATCTACTTCCTGCCGGTGATGGCGACCCTGATCGCGATGGCGATCGTGTGGGAGTTCATGCTGCATCCGCAGTTCGGTCTGGTGAACGGGCTGATCAAGATGGTGGGCCTCGCGCCGCATCCCTGGCTGCAGGATCGCGGCACCGCGCTGTACGCGCTGTGCGCGATCGGGATCTGGCAGGCGGTCGGCTTCAACATGGTGCTGTTCCTCGCCGGGCTGATGTCGATCCCGAAGCATCTCTATGACGCTGCTGAGATCGATGGTGCCGCGAGTGCGTGGTCCCGGTTCCGGCTGGTGACGTGGCCGATGCTCGGGCCGGTGACGCTGTTCGTGGTGGTGATCACCGGCATCCGGTCGTTTCAGGTGTTCGACACCGTCCACGTCCTCACCAAGGGCGGACCGTCAAAATCCACCGAGGTGCTGATCCACACCATGTACATGGAAGGCTTCGAGTTCTTCCGCTCCGGCTATGCCGCCGCGGTGACCGTGGTGTTTCTCGGCCTGGTGCTGCTGCTGACCTTGGTGAAGTCGCGGCTCGCCGCCAAGCAGGTGCACTACGCATGA
- a CDS encoding ABC transporter ATP-binding protein has product MAKIELSAIRKSFGDTEVLKGVDLSIHDGEFVSLVGPSGAGKSTLLRVIAGLEPQSSGEVKIGGVAVDHVRPSARNLAMVFQSYALYPHLSVFDNIAVPLRMKRLSALERAPLLGRLIPNRYRVERSIRADVERVASQLEISPLLTRKPGQLSGGQRQRVAVGRALVREPVGFLFDEPLSNLDAKLRVHMRAEIAQLHRRLKATFVYVTHDQAEAMTMSGRIAVMIGGELVQVGTPSDVYDNPRDIRVAEFIGSPKINVLPGAVQTDGRIVMLDRVLAARATASAGPCRVAIRPERLSLGGGDLSGVVVHVENMGAEAFVHLGCDGLTDPVVIRLEDPLRLPAIGSTQRFGFAPEAIRLFDAAGKRIAIRTEASVEIIREVAHV; this is encoded by the coding sequence ATGGCGAAGATCGAGCTCAGCGCGATCCGCAAATCGTTCGGCGACACCGAAGTCCTCAAGGGCGTCGATCTGTCGATCCACGACGGTGAGTTCGTGTCGCTGGTCGGCCCGAGCGGCGCCGGCAAGTCGACGCTGCTGCGGGTGATCGCCGGGCTGGAGCCGCAGAGCTCCGGCGAAGTGAAGATCGGCGGCGTTGCGGTCGATCACGTCCGGCCGAGCGCGCGTAACCTCGCGATGGTGTTTCAATCCTACGCGCTGTACCCGCATCTGTCGGTGTTCGACAACATCGCGGTGCCGCTGCGGATGAAGCGTCTGTCGGCGCTGGAGCGGGCGCCGCTGCTGGGCCGGCTGATCCCGAACCGCTACCGGGTCGAGCGCAGTATCCGCGCCGATGTCGAGCGCGTCGCGTCGCAGCTCGAGATCTCGCCGCTGCTGACACGAAAGCCCGGGCAGCTCTCCGGCGGCCAGCGCCAGCGCGTCGCGGTCGGCCGCGCTTTGGTGCGCGAGCCGGTCGGCTTCCTGTTCGACGAGCCGCTGTCCAATCTCGACGCCAAACTCCGCGTGCATATGCGCGCCGAGATCGCGCAGCTGCATCGCCGGCTGAAAGCGACTTTTGTCTACGTCACGCATGATCAGGCCGAGGCGATGACGATGTCCGGCCGGATCGCCGTGATGATCGGCGGGGAGCTTGTTCAGGTTGGCACGCCGAGCGATGTCTACGACAATCCGCGCGATATCCGCGTCGCCGAATTCATCGGCAGCCCGAAGATCAACGTGCTGCCGGGTGCGGTGCAGACCGACGGCCGCATCGTGATGCTCGATCGCGTGCTGGCTGCTCGCGCCACGGCGAGCGCCGGTCCCTGCCGTGTTGCGATCCGGCCGGAGCGTCTGAGCCTCGGCGGCGGCGATTTGTCCGGCGTCGTCGTGCACGTCGAGAACATGGGGGCCGAAGCGTTCGTGCATCTCGGCTGCGACGGGCTGACCGATCCGGTGGTGATCCGGCTCGAGGATCCCCTGCGGCTGCCGGCGATCGGCAGCACCCAGCGGTTCGGTTTTGCGCCCGAAGCGATCCGGCTGTTCGACGCTGCCGGCAAGCGCATTGCGATCCGCACTGAAGCTTCGGTCGAGATAATCCGGGAGGTGGCTCATGTCTGA
- a CDS encoding LysR family transcriptional regulator, with translation MALTSARVRAVNAVFDAGSFAAAARRIGVTQSAVAQSVRELEGEFGVTLFERHGANLIPTSLCRQLYGATSRMQAVETDALSILSQREELAGGELRVGLGNSMPGMALIATFKQMYPKVQVAIEIGSWSTIVAAVVDQRVDIGVLPDVPADRRFRREICLEQRVVALCHPSHPLRKKPQITIAELMRYPLVFRTRDSSTQRAVDRAFRTAGLRPVPSIVVNTREGMLEAVANHLGVGFMWEHGSSRVDRIAKVPIAELDAESPECIFALSGKKGRLVELFFLANGAHSPPRE, from the coding sequence ATGGCTCTGACGTCGGCGCGGGTGCGTGCCGTCAACGCCGTGTTCGATGCCGGCAGCTTTGCAGCCGCGGCGCGGCGGATCGGCGTGACACAATCGGCGGTGGCGCAATCGGTGCGCGAACTCGAAGGCGAGTTCGGCGTGACGCTGTTCGAGCGCCACGGCGCCAATCTGATTCCGACCTCGCTGTGCCGGCAGCTCTACGGCGCCACCAGCCGGATGCAGGCGGTGGAGACCGACGCGCTGTCGATCCTGTCGCAGCGCGAGGAGCTGGCCGGCGGCGAACTCCGCGTCGGGCTCGGCAACTCGATGCCCGGCATGGCGCTGATCGCAACCTTCAAGCAGATGTACCCCAAGGTGCAGGTCGCGATCGAAATCGGAAGCTGGTCGACGATTGTCGCCGCCGTGGTCGATCAGCGCGTCGATATCGGCGTGCTGCCGGACGTGCCGGCCGACCGGCGCTTCCGCCGCGAGATCTGCCTGGAGCAGCGCGTCGTGGCGCTGTGTCATCCGAGCCATCCGCTGAGGAAGAAACCGCAGATCACGATCGCCGAGCTGATGCGCTATCCGCTGGTGTTCCGCACCCGCGATTCTTCAACACAGCGCGCCGTCGATCGCGCATTCCGCACTGCCGGGCTGCGTCCGGTCCCGTCGATCGTGGTCAACACCCGCGAAGGCATGCTGGAGGCGGTCGCCAACCATCTCGGTGTCGGCTTCATGTGGGAGCACGGCTCCAGCCGGGTCGATCGCATCGCCAAGGTGCCGATCGCCGAACTTGACGCCGAATCGCCGGAGTGCATCTTCGCGCTGTCCGGCAAGAAGGGGCGGCTGGTCGAACTGTTCTTCCTCGCCAACGGCGCGCATTCGCCGCCGCGTGAGTGA
- a CDS encoding ABC transporter ATP-binding protein, whose product MSGPLLQFRGVRFGYQAPVLRGIDFDVVAGSITAVMGPSGSGKSTLLALAAGLLMPDDGAVHRRSTRLGMVFQDPALLPWRSALDNVAFPLIALGLPNGERRERARAMLANVGLSGDDAGKYPRQLSGGMRQRVALARALVIEPDLLLCDEPFSALDALVRAELWRIVRDIHARSGLTMLIVTHDGPEAMQCDRLAILSAGRLEQVGAPAEILRHPASDVVRTFVAAATGS is encoded by the coding sequence ATGAGCGGGCCGCTGCTGCAGTTCCGCGGTGTGCGGTTCGGCTATCAGGCGCCGGTGCTGCGCGGCATCGATTTTGACGTCGTGGCAGGTTCGATCACCGCGGTGATGGGGCCGTCCGGAAGCGGCAAGAGTACGCTGCTGGCGCTCGCCGCGGGGCTCTTGATGCCGGACGACGGCGCCGTGCATCGCCGCAGTACGCGGCTCGGCATGGTGTTTCAGGACCCCGCGTTGCTGCCGTGGCGCAGCGCGCTCGACAACGTGGCGTTTCCGCTGATCGCGCTCGGCTTGCCGAATGGCGAGCGCCGCGAGCGCGCACGCGCGATGCTCGCGAACGTAGGCCTCTCGGGCGACGATGCCGGCAAATATCCGCGCCAGCTCTCCGGCGGCATGCGGCAGCGCGTAGCGCTGGCGCGCGCGTTGGTGATCGAGCCGGATCTGCTCCTCTGCGACGAGCCGTTCAGTGCGCTCGACGCGCTGGTGCGCGCCGAGCTGTGGCGGATCGTACGGGACATCCATGCGCGCAGCGGCTTGACGATGCTGATCGTCACCCATGACGGCCCAGAGGCGATGCAATGCGATCGTCTCGCCATCCTGTCGGCAGGCCGCCTCGAACAAGTCGGTGCGCCAGCCGAAATCCTGCGTCATCCGGCCAGCGACGTCGTGCGAACTTTCGTGGCGGCCGCCACCGGCAGCTGA
- a CDS encoding ABC transporter permease, which produces MRGNARISWAWSLVGIALLLALWEIGHRAYGPLVLPGLGDTVLTLWRMIRAGQVGPALLETAGNAGLGWIIGVLIGSCAGMLAGLREEAQRALQPVAIILLGVPAIAWVVMALLWFGGRWAVVVTVAAATGPMLFGAALEGIRSLDGTLARMARVYQVPLSARLTEVYGPQLLSHLFPALVTTLAMSWKVAVMAELLAGAGGIGDGLATARAHVDTAETMAWVVVVVGVLIVVDAGVLQPLQRRLWLWRDDERSGGR; this is translated from the coding sequence ATGCGGGGTAACGCGCGGATCTCGTGGGCCTGGAGCCTCGTCGGCATCGCGCTGTTGCTGGCGCTGTGGGAGATTGGCCATCGGGCGTATGGGCCGCTGGTCCTTCCGGGGCTCGGCGACACGGTCTTGACGCTGTGGCGCATGATCCGGGCCGGGCAGGTCGGGCCGGCGCTACTCGAGACCGCCGGCAATGCCGGGCTCGGCTGGATCATCGGCGTGCTGATCGGCTCGTGTGCCGGGATGCTTGCCGGCCTGCGCGAAGAGGCGCAGCGCGCGCTGCAGCCGGTCGCGATCATCCTGCTCGGGGTGCCGGCGATCGCCTGGGTGGTGATGGCGCTGCTCTGGTTCGGCGGCCGCTGGGCGGTGGTGGTGACGGTTGCGGCCGCCACCGGGCCGATGCTGTTCGGCGCGGCGCTCGAGGGCATCCGCAGCCTGGACGGCACGCTGGCCCGGATGGCGCGGGTGTACCAGGTGCCGCTGTCGGCGCGGCTGACCGAAGTGTATGGGCCGCAGTTACTGAGCCATCTGTTCCCCGCGCTGGTGACGACGCTGGCGATGTCCTGGAAGGTCGCGGTGATGGCCGAGCTGCTCGCCGGCGCCGGCGGGATCGGCGATGGTCTGGCCACCGCGCGCGCTCATGTCGACACCGCCGAGACGATGGCCTGGGTGGTGGTCGTGGTTGGCGTGCTGATCGTGGTCGATGCCGGCGTGTTGCAGCCGCTGCAGCGCCGGCTATGGCTATGGCGCGACGACGAGCGGAGCGGTGGCCGATGA
- a CDS encoding ABC transporter substrate-binding protein encodes MASPQHLVPTRRDVVRGLAALPALGLTRTRTFAAEPLTLWGIPATPSALFVRAVASERLQQAVPGIRFQLWKSTDQMRAGIASGQFRLFATSTYAAANFFNRGAGTPMLNVVTWGVLYVMARDPAIRSVADLAGRSILLSNKNEAPDLLFRLVLRWAGLDPDRDVRCEYVGSPGEAVPLFLAGRSDVAVLHEPAATTALLRGQQEGKPVYRVLDIAELYGRHTGRGPRIPQVGLAVSTELLNSQPEITAAVQAACAEASSWIAAHPREAAELAAPALGLPAEVIAASLPHVRLDVVPARQARDDIEAYFKNLMELDPGVVGGRLPDAAFYAG; translated from the coding sequence ATGGCGTCGCCACAGCACTTGGTCCCCACTCGGCGCGATGTGGTGCGCGGTCTTGCGGCACTGCCGGCGCTGGGGCTGACGCGGACGCGGACGTTCGCCGCGGAGCCGCTGACGTTGTGGGGGATTCCGGCGACGCCGTCGGCGCTGTTCGTTCGCGCCGTCGCGTCGGAGCGGCTGCAGCAGGCCGTGCCCGGGATTCGCTTTCAGCTCTGGAAGAGCACCGACCAGATGCGCGCGGGGATTGCGTCGGGACAGTTCCGGCTGTTCGCGACCTCGACCTACGCGGCGGCCAATTTCTTCAATCGCGGCGCCGGAACGCCGATGCTGAACGTCGTCACCTGGGGCGTGCTCTACGTGATGGCGCGCGATCCGGCCATCAGGTCGGTCGCCGATCTCGCCGGCCGCAGCATTCTGCTGTCGAACAAGAATGAAGCGCCCGATCTGTTGTTTCGACTGGTGCTGCGCTGGGCCGGACTCGATCCGGACCGCGACGTCCGCTGCGAATATGTCGGCTCGCCCGGCGAGGCGGTGCCGCTGTTTCTCGCCGGCCGCAGCGACGTCGCCGTGCTGCACGAGCCGGCCGCCACCACTGCGCTGCTCCGCGGCCAGCAGGAGGGCAAGCCGGTTTATCGGGTGTTGGATATCGCCGAACTCTATGGTCGCCACACCGGGCGCGGGCCTCGGATTCCGCAAGTCGGGCTCGCGGTCAGCACCGAGCTGCTGAACTCTCAGCCCGAGATCACCGCCGCCGTGCAGGCCGCTTGCGCTGAAGCGAGTAGCTGGATTGCGGCACATCCGCGCGAGGCCGCCGAGCTTGCTGCGCCGGCGCTCGGGCTGCCGGCCGAAGTGATCGCCGCGTCATTGCCGCATGTCCGCCTCGACGTCGTTCCGGCGCGGCAGGCGCGTGACGACATCGAAGCGTACTTCAAGAATCTCATGGAGCTCGATCCCGGCGTCGTCGGCGGCCGGCTGCCGGACGCAGCATTCTATGCGGGGTAA